From the genome of Streptomyces sp. V2I9:
CCATGCAGTCCCTGATCGGCGGGGGCAACGGGATCCCGAGACCCGGAGCGGTGTCCCTGGCCCACCGGGGAGTGCTCTTTCTCGACGAGGCCCCGGAGTTCTCGGGGAAGGCGCTGGACGCGTTGCGCCAGCCCCTGGAGTCCGGGCACGTGGTGGTCGCACGGGCGGCGGGCGTGGTGCGTCTTCCCGCCCGCTTCCTGATGGTCCTGGCCGCCAATCCGTGTCCCTGCGGCCGGCACACCCTCACCGGGGCGGGCTGCGAGTGCCCGCCCTCGGTGGTCCGCCGCTATCAGGCCCGTCTGTCCGGGCCGTTGCTGGACCGGGTGGACCTGCGCGTCGAGGTGGAGCCGGTGGGCCGCGCCGACCTCCTGGGGCAGGGCGGCCGGGGCGAGCCGACGGCCGTCGTCGCCGCACGGGTGCGGGAGGCCAGGGCGCGGGCGGCCGAGCGGCTGGCCGGCACCCCGTGGACCACCAACAGCGAGGTGCCCGGCCACGAACTGCGTACCCGGCTGCCGGCGGCTCCGGGGGCACTGGCGGCGGCGGAGCGCGACCTGGAGCGCGGAGCTCTGACGGCCCGTGGCCTGGACCGGGTGCTGCGGGTCGCGTGGACCGTGGCGGACCTGCGCGGCGCGGACCGCCCGGCCGCCTGCGATGTGGCGGTCGCCCTGGAACTGCGGACGGGCGTCCAGCGCGGGGTGCCGGTGGCGGCGGGGCAGCGGTGAGCGCCGGGGGGTCGGGGGAGCGCGGGCGGGCGGAGGTGCGGTGGACCGCCACCGGCTCCGCGCCGGGGGCGGACCGGGAGGAGGAGGGCGGGCACGACACGCAGGAGGACGGCGGGCCGGGCCTGGACCTGCGGCATGACCGGTGCCAGGACCCGCGCGGGCCGGGGGAGGGCTACGGCGAACCGGGGCGGGACGGCTGCGGGAAGGGCGGCCGCGAACCGCTCCGGGGCGGCGACGGGGGGCCGGGCCCGGACGGTGACAGGGGCGGTGTCGGCGAGCGGGGCCGGAAGGGCTGCCGCGAACCGGTCCGTGCCGGTTCCGGTGACCGGGGCCGGGACCCGGATCGGGGCGCGGACGGGCACCCGGAGGGGGAGCCCGCGCGGTCGGCCAGGGCCGCGTTGACGCGGGTGCTGGAGCCGGGGGACGAGCGGGCCGGGCGGTGGCTCCGGCAGGTCGGCCCGGACGAGTTGCTGCGGCGGTTCACGGTCGAGGACGGTTCCGCCGAGAAGCTGCTGGGGATGACCGCCGCCCGGCTCGGGGGATACCGGCTGCGTGCGGCCGGCGCGGACCCGGAGCGGGACCTGGCCGCGATCGCGGCGGCCGGCGGGCGCTTCGTCTGCCCGGGGGACCGGGAGTGGCCGAGCCAGCTGGACGACCTGGGCGACGCCCGCCCCGTCGGGCTCTGGGTACGGGGCCTGCCCGACCTGCGGCTCTGGTCCCTGCGCTCGGTCGCGGTGGTCGGCGCGAGAGCCTGCACGCCGTACGGGGCGCACATGGCGGCGACCCTCGGGTCCGGACTCGCCGAGCGCGGCTGGGTGGTGGTGTCGGGGGCGGCGTTCGGGGTGGACGGGGCCGCCCACCGGGGCGCGCTGGCAGCGGGTGGAGCGACGACCGCGGTGCTGGCCTGCGGAGTCGACGTCCCCTACCCGCGCGGGCACGCCGAGTTGCTCGGGAGGATGGCTCAACAGGGCCTCGTCGTCGCCGAGTTGCCGCCTTCGGCGCACCCCACCCGTAGCCGGTTCATCCTGCGCAACCGCGTCATCGCCGCGTTGACCAGAGGAACGGTCGTGGTCGAAGCGGCCCTCCGCAGCGGTTCGCTGGCCACCGCCCGCCACGCGCAACGGCTCGGCCGCTTCGCCATGGGAGTGCCCGGCCCGGCCACCAGCGGGCTCTCGGCGGGGGTTCACGAACTCCTGCGCGGCGAGGGCGTGCTCGTGACCGGCGCGGACGAAGTCGTCGAACTGGTGGGGGACATCGGCGACCTCGCGCCGGCCCGCCGGGGGCCGGTGCTGCCCAGGGACCTCCTGGACGCGGCCGCCGCGAGAGTCCTCGACGCACTCCCCTGCCACGGGGTCGCCCACCCCCGTGACCTCGCCCGCACGGCGGGGACGTCCACCGACGAAGCCCTCGGTCGACTGTACGAACTTCACTCACTGGGGTTCGTCGAACGGGAAGGCGACGGCTGGCGGTTGACGCCCCCTTCCGTAGGCAACGACGACGCGCGGCGGGGCGGTACTTGACCTGGAGCATTCGGGTGAAAAGGTAAGGCCGATGACCTCGCACGATCGATCGGTGACCTGTCACGGGGCCGCGACCACGGCTACGGCCGCGGCCCCCGGCGGGCCCGGACGGCGGGACGGGCGACGCGCCGTCACACGCCAGGGATCTCCCGTCCTGCGCGGACCGCGACGTCGTAGTCACGCTACGCTCACAAGGACTACGCCCCAGACACAAGTCCCCCAGCACTTCACGGCAGAACGGCTCAAGGCACCACATGCCCCAGCACACCTCCGGGTCTGACCGCGCGGCAGCACCACCGCTTGCGCGTGGCACTGTGCGCCCTCCCGCCCCCTCCTCCCTCGACGAGTTGTGGCGTTCCTACAAGGCCACCGGTGACGAGCGGCTGCGGGAGCAGCTGATCCTGCACTACTCGCCGCTCGTCAAGTACGTCGCGGGCCGGGTGAGCGTGGGGCTGCCGTCCAACGTCGAGCAGGCCGACTTCGTCTCGTCCGGGGTCTTCGGACTGATCGACGCCATCGAGAAGTTCGACCTCGAACGGGCCATCAAATTCGAGACGTACGCGATCACCAGGATCCGCGGCGCGATGATCGACGAACTCCGCGCCCTGGACTGGATCCCGCGGTCCGTCCGGCAGAAGGCACGCAACGTGGAGCGCGCGTACGCCACGCTGGAGGCGCGATTCCGGCGCACGCCGTCGGAGGCCGAGGTCGCAGCGGAGATGGGCATCTCGCTGGAGGAACTGCACGCGGTCTTCAGCCAGTTGTCGCTGGCGAACGTGGTGGCCCTGGAGGAGCTGCTGCACGTCGGCGGAGAGGGCGGCGACCGGCTGAGTCTGATGGACACGCTGGAGGACACCGCCGCGGACAATCCGGTGGAGGTCGCCGAGGACCGCGAGCTTCGAAGACTTCTGGCACGGGCGATCAACACCCTCCCCGACCGCGAGAAGACCGTCGTGACCCTCTACTACTACGAGGGTCTGACCCTCGCGGAGATCGGCAACGTCCTCGGCGTGACCGAGAGCCGGGTCAGCCAGATCCACACCAAGTCCGTGCTCCAGCTCCGGGCGAAGCTGGCGGACGCGGGCCGCTGACGCCCCGGCCGACCGCGCCCCGTCCCCGCCGTCGTTCCGGCGGTGTCCGCCGATCGGGATCCGCGGTCCCTCCGGCCGTCCGATCGGCGGCCGTACCCTTCCTCCGCAGGCGTGCCGCCGTAGAGTGGACGCGTGCCCAGGATTCGAGCGGCCTCCGTGGCCGAGCACCGGACCATGCAGCGCGGCGCCCTCCTGGACGCCGCGCGCTCCCTGTTGTCCGAGGGCGGTACGGAGGCGCTGACCTTCCCCGCACTTGCCGAGCGCACGGGCCTCGCCAGGTCCTCCGTGTACGAGTACTTCCGCTCCCGAGCCGCCGTCGTCGAGGAGCTGTGCGCCGTCGACTTCCCCGTCTGGGCCGCCGAGGTGGAGAACGCCATGCGGCGCGCCGAGACGCCCGAGGCGAAGATCGAGGCGTACGTGCGCCGACAGCTCGACCTCGTCGGGGACCGCCGTCACCGCGCGGTCGTCGCCATCTCCGCGAGCGAGCTGGACGCGGGCGCGCGGGAGAAGATCCGCGCCGCGCACGGCGGACTGATCGCCATGATCGTCGAAGCGCTCGGCGACCTGGGCCACACCCAGCCGCGGCTGGCCGCCATGCTCCTCCAGGGCTCGGTGGACGCCGCCGTGCGCCGGATCGAGCTGGGCGTCGCCGAGGAGCCCGGGGTCATCGCGGACACCGCCGTCGCGATGGTCCTGCGCGGGGTGAGCGGCTGACCCCGGCGGCCGTGGGGGCGCCCGGCGCCGCGCCCGGCTCCGGCACCCCGAACACCGGCAGCAGCCGCGAGGGGCCCCTGCGCAGCAGCGAGGGCGGCAGCAGCGAGAGCGGGTCCAGGTAGGCGTCCTCGCGCCGCAGTCCCCAGTGCAGACAGGCCGCCGCGCAGTGGAACGGCCCCTCCTCCAGCACCGCGACCGGCTGCCCCGCGCGGACGTCCGCGCCCTCCTCGACCAGGGCCCGCACCGGTTCGTACGTGGTGCGCAGCGGCGGTGAGCCGCTGCCGGCCACCTCGACGGCGAGCACCCCGCGTCCCGCCACCCGTCCCGAGAACGACACCCGGCCGTCGACGGCCGCCAGCACCTGTGCGCCCGGCCCCGCCGCGAGGTCCACGCCGCGATGGCCGGGCCCGTACGGTCCTGCGGGCGGCTCCCACCCCCGTACCACCGCGGGCCGCCCCGCCAGAGGCCAGCTCCGGCCGCCCCCACCCCCACCATGGCCGGAGCCGGAGCCGGAGCCGGAGCCGGAGCCGGAGCCGGAGCCGGAACCGGAGGCCGAGCTCGAACCGGAGTCCGAACCGGAGGCCGAGCCTGTCTCCGCTTCCGAGCCCGCCTTCGCGTCCTCGTTCATGCCCAGGTCCGGGTCCCCGCCCGTCCCTGCCCCCGCACCGGCGTCCTGATGCGGTGGAGCGGCCCTGGCCCCGACGGGCAGGACGTCCGCGCCCGGCACCGAGGAACCGGCCGCAGGGGGAGGCCCGGCCGCCGGGAACCGGGCGGACAGCGTGAGGGTCAGGAGCAGCACGGGCAGCAGGAACGGCGCGAGCCGGGGCAGGCAGCGAGGGGCGGGGGAGCGGCGCAGGCCGCCGGGCTGAGAGCGCATGCCGCCACCCTGTCCCGGACGCCGGGATTCCGGGGATCGGCGGCCGTTCCTGTGGACCACTCGCCGGTTGTGGACATCTCCGTCACCGCTTCGTGAACGGTCCCCACCCGGTTGCGCACCTCACCGTCACCCGCCCGATTCGGCCCCGTCACCCGTCCGTGGCGACCCCGCCACCCACCCGTGAACCGGATCGTCGTCCGGCCGTGGCGGTCGCCGTCATCCGGCACCCGGCCGGTCCCGTACACTTCTTACGGCGATCCGGGTCACCGGGTCGACTTCGCACGCCCCGCCACCTCCATCTTCGCGGAGGTGGCCGCGCTCCTCGGTCCCTCGTGGCACGGCGCGTCGGGGCGTCAGGCGCGGACGCAAACCTGCGGCCGCGATAACCGAGCACCTCAAGGAGTACGGCCATGGCCGTCGTCACGATGCGGGAGCTGCTGGAAAGCGGCGTCCACTTCGGTCACCAGACCCGTCGCTGGAACCCGAAGATGAAGCGCTTCATCTTCACCGAGCGCAACGGCATCTACATCATCGACCTGCTCCAGTCGCTGTCGTACATCGACCGCGCCTACGAGTTCGTCAAGGAGACCGTCGCCCACGGCGGCTCCATCATGTTCGTGGGTACGAAGAAGCAGGCCCAGGAGGCCATCGCCGAGCAGGCGACGCGCGTCGGCATGCCGTACGTCAACCAGCGTTGGCTCGGTGGCATGCTCACCAACTTCTCCACCGTCTACAAGCGCCTCCAGCGCCTGAAGGAGCTGGAGCTCATCGACTTCGAGGACGTGGCCGCCTCCGGCCTCACCAAGAAGGAGCTCCTGGTCCTCTCGCGCGAGAAGGCCAAGCTGGAGAAGACCCTCGGTGGTATCCGCGAGATGCAGAAGGTGCCCAGCGCCGTCTGGATCGTCGACACCAAGAAGGAGCACATCGCCGTCGGTGAGGCGCGCAAGCTCCACATCCCGGTCGTCGCGATCCTCGACACCAACTGCGACCCCGACGAGGTCGACTACAAGATTCCGGGCAACGACGACGCGATCCGCTCCGTCACCCTGCTCACCCGCGTGATCGCCGACGCCGTCGCCGAGGGCCTCATCGCCCGCTCCGGTGCCGCCACCGGCGACTCGAAGCCGGGCGAGAAGGCCGCCGGCGAGCCCCTCGCCGAGTGGGAGCGCGACCTGCTCGAGGGCGACAAGAAGAACGTCGAGGTCGAGTCCTCGGTCGAGAACGAGCGTGACGTCGTCGCCGAGTCCGAGGACCCGGCCGAGCGCAACGCCGCCGCCGAGGCCGTGGGCGACTCCGTTCCCGTGGTCGAGACCCCCGACCAGGCCGCTGCCGCCGACGCGGACGCCGAGCAGGCCTGACACCCGTCACGGCTGCTGACGGCGGGGGCCGACGCCACGAGCGTCGCCCCCGCCGTTCACCCGTAGATCTTTCAGACTTCGAGAGAGACATACAGACTCATGGCGAACTACACCGCCGCTGACGTCAAGAAGCTCCGCGAGCTCACCGGCGCCGGCATGATGGACTGCAAGAAGGCGCTCGACGAGGCCGACGGCAACGTCGACAAGGCCGTCGAGGCGCTCCGCATCAAGGGCCAGAAGGGCGTCGCCAAGCGCGAGGGCCGTTCCGCCGAGAACGGCGCCGTCGTCTCCCTCATCTCCGAGGACCAGACGTCCGGCGTTCTGCTCGAGCTGAAGTGCGAGACGGACTTCGTCGCCAAGGGCGAGAAGTTCCAGAACGTCGCCAACACGCTCGCCGCGCACGTCGCCGCCACCTCCCCGGCCGACATCGAGGCGCTGCTCGCCTCCGAGATCGAGGCCGGCAAGACCGTCCAGGCGTACGTCGACGAGGCCAACGCCAACCTCGGCGAGAAGATCGTCCTGGACCGCTTCGCGCAGTTCACCGGTGCCTTCGTCGCCGTGTACATGCACCGCACCATGCCCGACCTGCCCCCGCAGATCGGTGTTCTGGTCGAGCTGGACAAGGCCGACGCCGAGCTGGCCAAGGGCATCGCGCAGCACATCGCCGCCTTCGCCCCGAAGTACCTCTCCCGCGAGGACGTCCCGGCCGAGGTCGTCGAGGCCGAGCGCCGCGTCGCCGAGGAGACCACCCGCGCCGAGGGCAAGCCCGAGGCCGCCCTCCCGAAGATCGTCGAGGGTCGGGTCAACGGCTTCTTCAAGGAGGCCACCCTCCTGGGCCAGCCGTACGCGCTGGACGCCAAGAAGTCGGTCCAGAAGGTTCTGGACGAGGCCGGTGT
Proteins encoded in this window:
- the dprA gene encoding DNA-processing protein DprA yields the protein MLEPGDERAGRWLRQVGPDELLRRFTVEDGSAEKLLGMTAARLGGYRLRAAGADPERDLAAIAAAGGRFVCPGDREWPSQLDDLGDARPVGLWVRGLPDLRLWSLRSVAVVGARACTPYGAHMAATLGSGLAERGWVVVSGAAFGVDGAAHRGALAAGGATTAVLACGVDVPYPRGHAELLGRMAQQGLVVAELPPSAHPTRSRFILRNRVIAALTRGTVVVEAALRSGSLATARHAQRLGRFAMGVPGPATSGLSAGVHELLRGEGVLVTGADEVVELVGDIGDLAPARRGPVLPRDLLDAAAARVLDALPCHGVAHPRDLARTAGTSTDEALGRLYELHSLGFVEREGDGWRLTPPSVGNDDARRGGT
- the whiG gene encoding RNA polymerase sigma factor WhiG; its protein translation is MPQHTSGSDRAAAPPLARGTVRPPAPSSLDELWRSYKATGDERLREQLILHYSPLVKYVAGRVSVGLPSNVEQADFVSSGVFGLIDAIEKFDLERAIKFETYAITRIRGAMIDELRALDWIPRSVRQKARNVERAYATLEARFRRTPSEAEVAAEMGISLEELHAVFSQLSLANVVALEELLHVGGEGGDRLSLMDTLEDTAADNPVEVAEDRELRRLLARAINTLPDREKTVVTLYYYEGLTLAEIGNVLGVTESRVSQIHTKSVLQLRAKLADAGR
- a CDS encoding TetR/AcrR family transcriptional regulator, yielding MAEHRTMQRGALLDAARSLLSEGGTEALTFPALAERTGLARSSVYEYFRSRAAVVEELCAVDFPVWAAEVENAMRRAETPEAKIEAYVRRQLDLVGDRRHRAVVAISASELDAGAREKIRAAHGGLIAMIVEALGDLGHTQPRLAAMLLQGSVDAAVRRIELGVAEEPGVIADTAVAMVLRGVSG
- a CDS encoding M23 family metallopeptidase → MRSQPGGLRRSPAPRCLPRLAPFLLPVLLLTLTLSARFPAAGPPPAAGSSVPGADVLPVGARAAPPHQDAGAGAGTGGDPDLGMNEDAKAGSEAETGSASGSDSGSSSASGSGSGSGSGSGSGSGSGHGGGGGGRSWPLAGRPAVVRGWEPPAGPYGPGHRGVDLAAGPGAQVLAAVDGRVSFSGRVAGRGVLAVEVAGSGSPPLRTTYEPVRALVEEGADVRAGQPVAVLEEGPFHCAAACLHWGLRREDAYLDPLSLLPPSLLRRGPSRLLPVFGVPEPGAAPGAPTAAGVSRSPRAGPSRRRCPR
- the rpsB gene encoding 30S ribosomal protein S2; the encoded protein is MAVVTMRELLESGVHFGHQTRRWNPKMKRFIFTERNGIYIIDLLQSLSYIDRAYEFVKETVAHGGSIMFVGTKKQAQEAIAEQATRVGMPYVNQRWLGGMLTNFSTVYKRLQRLKELELIDFEDVAASGLTKKELLVLSREKAKLEKTLGGIREMQKVPSAVWIVDTKKEHIAVGEARKLHIPVVAILDTNCDPDEVDYKIPGNDDAIRSVTLLTRVIADAVAEGLIARSGAATGDSKPGEKAAGEPLAEWERDLLEGDKKNVEVESSVENERDVVAESEDPAERNAAAEAVGDSVPVVETPDQAAAADADAEQA
- the tsf gene encoding translation elongation factor Ts — encoded protein: MANYTAADVKKLRELTGAGMMDCKKALDEADGNVDKAVEALRIKGQKGVAKREGRSAENGAVVSLISEDQTSGVLLELKCETDFVAKGEKFQNVANTLAAHVAATSPADIEALLASEIEAGKTVQAYVDEANANLGEKIVLDRFAQFTGAFVAVYMHRTMPDLPPQIGVLVELDKADAELAKGIAQHIAAFAPKYLSREDVPAEVVEAERRVAEETTRAEGKPEAALPKIVEGRVNGFFKEATLLGQPYALDAKKSVQKVLDEAGVTLKRFSRIKVGI